The sequence AAAATCTAGGATATTTTGGATATTTGCTCCTCTAAATCCATAAATACTTTGGTTTTCATCACCTACTACACAGATATTCCCATATTTTTTAGCTATCTTATTCACTATCTTATACTGAATATTATTTGTATCTTGGTACTCATCTACCATTACATATCTAAATTTCTCCTGTACCTTATCTAGTACATCTGGAATATCTAATAACCTATCTGTATTTACTAAGATATCTGAAAAGTCCATTGCATTATTATTTTTAAGTACAGAGTTATATCTTCTATATACCTCTGCTACTATCTTTCCATTGTCATTATACTTTTCAGTTGTCTCATACTCATTAGGGGATATTCCATTCTCTTTTAATTTTGAGATAATAGAGGCTACCAATCCCTCTTTTAAACTTTTATCCTTTACTACTAAATCTTTCATTATATTTTTAGCTACTCTCTTTTGGTCATCTGTATCATAGATAGTAAAGTTAGCATTGTATCCTAATCTATCTCCATACACTCTTAGCAGTCTAAGTCCAAATGAGTGGAATGTAGATATCATAACTCTTTTAGCGTCCTCTCCTACTAGAGATTCCACTCTCTCCTTCATCTCCTTAGCTGCCTTATTAGTAAATGTTACAGCTAGGATTTTATAAGGAGATATCCCTATCTCATCTATCATATGAGCTATCCTATAGGTAATAGTTCTAGTCTTTCCAGAACCTGCACCTGCTAATATAAGAAGAGCTCCCTCTATCTTAGCAGCAGCCTCCCTCTGCTTATCATTTAATTTATCTAATACGCTCATTAATTTTCCACTCCTTTTCAATTATCAATTATACCATAACAACCGTTATCATGTCTATTTTAATAAATTTGAAAAAATTTTAAAGTAATTATTCTAATGTAAATAATCAACATGTATCATTACATCCTTTACATTTTCAAAGTCTAAAACTATCCCATCTCTTATACTATCTATTATATTATGAGCTTCATATACTGACATCTCCTTTGGAACTCTTATATGCATAGATAAAAATATTTTATCTCCTGATTTTCTCATAAATATATCATGTACATTTTCTATACTTTCATTTTCATTTAAATATCTCTCTATTTCCTTTATAAACTCTTTATCTTGTTTATCAAGAATTAAATTAGATGTTTCAAATATAATAGATATTCCTTCCTTAAAAATTAAGATAGCTACTATTAAACTTACAATAACATCAAATATTGGAGATATCCATATAGACATACAGATTCCAAAAATAACTCCAGCAGATGAATAAACATCACTTTTACTGTCTTTAGCATCAGCTATTAAAGCACTGTTATCTGTTGCTTTTCCAACCTTTAGCTTATACCTATACATAAAAAACTTTACTATCATAGAAATAAATGCCCAAATAATTGTTACGTAACTTGGAATAAATAAATCTTCTCCCTTTATTAAAAATTCTATACTTCCTTTGCCCAATTCAAAAGCAGTGAGAAGTAAAAATACTCCTAACATATTTCCTATTATACTTTCTATTTTTTCATGACCATAAGGGTGCTCTTCATCTGCAGGTTTATTACTAAAATATATCCCTAAAAGGATCGCAATTGAACTTCCAACATCTGAAAGAGAGTTTATTCCATCTGATACTAAGGCTCTAGAATTTCCATATATTCCCCCTAGAATTTTTATAACTGCAAGAAAAATATTTTGAAATATTGAAGAAATTACTACTTTTTTTCCCTCTTTCATTCTTAAGATTTCTCTCTGAATATTATCAAGTTCCAAAATATCTCCATTTTCTTTAAATCCACTCTTTTTAAAAAAATCTTTTTTTGTTAAATCACTGCATATTATTTTTTCTTTTTTCTCACTGATCCCATGATTAATCAAAAACTTTATAAGCTTCATTCCATAAGATTTATATCTCATTCCAGCTCTTACAAAAATTCTCTTTATATTAT comes from Fusobacterium necrogenes and encodes:
- a CDS encoding GNAT family N-acetyltransferase; its protein translation is MYKIYDLKELKKNVNDIKEIDSEFIEKLDGSYFVIQLHEKFIGYILVEEDGKNYNIKRIFVRAGMRYKSYGMKLIKFLINHGISEKKEKIICSDLTKKDFFKKSGFKENGDILELDNIQREILRMKEGKKVVISSIFQNIFLAVIKILGGIYGNSRALVSDGINSLSDVGSSIAILLGIYFSNKPADEEHPYGHEKIESIIGNMLGVFLLLTAFELGKGSIEFLIKGEDLFIPSYVTIIWAFISMIVKFFMYRYKLKVGKATDNSALIADAKDSKSDVYSSAGVIFGICMSIWISPIFDVIVSLIVAILIFKEGISIIFETSNLILDKQDKEFIKEIERYLNENESIENVHDIFMRKSGDKIFLSMHIRVPKEMSVYEAHNIIDSIRDGIVLDFENVKDVMIHVDYLH